A genomic region of Herbaspirillum sp. DW155 contains the following coding sequences:
- a CDS encoding trimeric intracellular cation channel family protein translates to MLLHTIYLIAICAEAISGALMGIRKDMDIFGICLIGTVAALGGGTVRDVLIGHYPLGWVAHPEYLAFTVCAAIVAAVAARALHHFKSAFLVVDALGLVAFTIIGCDIARGFDDFHPAIVVMLGMVTGVFGGLLRDVLCNEIPLVLRREIYASVSLLTGTLYVLLLHWHIDGRIATLSSLLLGFAVRLLAIRFHWELPRMDKERVRGFD, encoded by the coding sequence ATGCTGCTGCACACCATCTATCTCATCGCCATCTGCGCCGAAGCCATCTCGGGCGCCCTCATGGGCATCCGCAAGGACATGGACATCTTCGGTATCTGCCTCATCGGTACGGTGGCAGCACTGGGTGGCGGGACCGTGCGCGACGTCCTGATCGGCCACTATCCGCTGGGTTGGGTGGCCCATCCCGAGTACCTCGCTTTCACCGTCTGCGCGGCTATCGTCGCGGCCGTGGCGGCACGCGCCCTGCATCATTTCAAATCCGCCTTCCTGGTGGTCGATGCGCTGGGGCTGGTGGCCTTCACCATCATCGGCTGCGACATCGCGCGCGGCTTCGACGACTTCCATCCTGCCATCGTGGTCATGCTGGGCATGGTCACCGGTGTATTCGGCGGCCTGTTGCGCGACGTGCTGTGCAATGAAATTCCGCTGGTCCTGCGGCGCGAGATCTATGCCAGCGTATCGCTGCTGACCGGCACGCTCTACGTGTTGCTCCTGCACTGGCACATCGATGGCCGCATCGCCACGTTGAGTTCGCTGCTGCTGGGCTTTGCGGTGCGCCTGCTGGCCATCCGCTTCCACTGGGAATTGCCGCGCATGGACAAGGAGCGTGTGCGCGGCTTCGACTGA
- a CDS encoding nucleotide pyrophosphohydrolase, with amino-acid sequence MTASPSGHVPAAVPATSDLHELRDLIRRFSSERDWLRFHTPKNLAMALSVEVAELVEHFQWLPTGADHELDDAAREGIRHEMADVLVYLIQLADHTGVDLRSAVLEKMELNRRKYPVGLARGNARKYDVLSAAPSSADQGQHQDQAGSGISDEGRQR; translated from the coding sequence ATGACAGCTTCCCCCTCCGGCCATGTCCCGGCCGCCGTCCCCGCGACGTCCGATCTGCACGAACTGCGTGATCTGATCCGTCGTTTTTCCAGCGAGCGCGACTGGTTGCGCTTTCATACGCCCAAGAATCTGGCCATGGCCCTGTCGGTGGAAGTGGCCGAGCTGGTGGAACATTTCCAGTGGCTGCCAACGGGCGCGGACCATGAACTGGACGATGCGGCGCGCGAGGGCATCCGTCATGAGATGGCCGACGTGCTGGTCTACCTCATCCAGCTGGCCGACCACACGGGCGTGGACCTGCGCAGCGCCGTGCTGGAAAAGATGGAACTGAACCGGCGCAAGTATCCGGTCGGGCTGGCGCGCGGCAACGCGCGCAAATACGACGTCCTGTCCGCCGCCCCGTCATCTGCGGATCAGGGCCAGCACCAGGACCAGGCCGGCAGCGGCATCAGCGACGAAGGCCGTCAGCGCTGA
- a CDS encoding methyl-accepting chemotaxis protein, translating to MRTNLPITTTERLLEDGKSIVSKTDLQGNITYVNPYFVEISGFEEIELIGAPQNIVRHPEMPREAFADMWATLKEGLPWNGLVKNRCKNGDYYWVQANVTPVRENGRAVGYMSVRTRPTREQVQAADTAYRRFVAGQARGLRIHRGAVARTGLAGWLQGLRDLPIAKRLAWMMSILTLMFILGGVVAGNAVQTAGGSPYPVWLGTFGGTALLLASWALLHASIVAPLQRAIKAVHGLAGGDLDLHIDTNARGDMGLLLQALQQLNVNLRAIIGDVRRNVESMTISTGEIASGNMDLSSRTESQASALEETASSVEQFAATVRQNADSAANADRQAQAASAIAQRGSQSVQRMGKTMEEIDAASHKIVDIIGLIDGISFQTNILALNAAVEAARAGEQGRGFAVVAAEVRTLAQRSASAAKDIKGLIDDSRAKVESGNHLVRETAQAMGDLGGAVENMAVTMAEITVASNEQSGGIEQLNQAVNAIDETTQQNAALVEQAAAAAENLRDQSIKLSQAMSVFKISHTTTRTAAPATAAPVSRQKDRTLALAQ from the coding sequence ATGCGCACGAACCTACCGATCACTACCACCGAAAGGTTGCTGGAGGATGGCAAGTCCATCGTTTCCAAGACCGACCTGCAGGGCAACATCACCTACGTCAATCCTTACTTCGTGGAAATCAGCGGCTTCGAGGAGATCGAACTGATCGGCGCCCCGCAGAACATCGTGCGCCATCCCGAGATGCCGCGCGAAGCCTTCGCCGACATGTGGGCCACGCTCAAGGAAGGCCTGCCCTGGAACGGGCTGGTCAAGAACCGTTGCAAGAATGGCGATTACTACTGGGTCCAGGCCAACGTCACGCCGGTACGCGAGAACGGTCGTGCCGTCGGTTACATGTCGGTGCGCACACGCCCCACGCGTGAACAGGTGCAGGCTGCCGATACTGCCTACCGGCGCTTCGTCGCCGGCCAGGCGCGCGGCCTGCGCATTCATCGCGGAGCGGTGGCCCGCACCGGTCTGGCCGGATGGCTGCAAGGCCTGCGCGATCTGCCGATAGCCAAGCGGCTGGCCTGGATGATGAGCATCCTCACGTTGATGTTCATCCTCGGCGGCGTGGTCGCGGGCAACGCCGTGCAAACGGCGGGCGGCAGTCCTTACCCGGTGTGGCTGGGTACCTTCGGTGGCACGGCCTTGCTGCTGGCATCCTGGGCGCTGCTGCACGCGAGCATCGTGGCGCCGCTGCAGCGGGCCATCAAGGCGGTACATGGTCTGGCAGGCGGCGACCTGGACCTGCATATCGATACCAACGCCCGGGGCGACATGGGCCTGCTGCTGCAAGCCCTGCAGCAACTGAACGTCAACCTGCGCGCCATCATCGGCGACGTACGCCGCAACGTGGAATCGATGACCATCTCCACCGGCGAAATCGCCAGCGGCAACATGGATCTGTCCAGCCGTACCGAATCGCAGGCCTCGGCCCTGGAAGAAACCGCTTCCAGCGTCGAGCAGTTCGCCGCCACCGTGCGTCAGAACGCCGACTCGGCCGCCAATGCCGATCGCCAGGCACAGGCTGCCTCGGCCATCGCCCAGCGCGGCAGCCAGTCGGTGCAGCGCATGGGCAAGACGATGGAAGAAATCGACGCCGCCTCGCACAAGATCGTGGACATCATCGGCCTCATCGACGGCATTTCCTTCCAGACCAACATCCTGGCCCTGAACGCTGCCGTGGAAGCGGCCCGTGCGGGCGAGCAGGGGCGCGGCTTTGCGGTGGTCGCCGCAGAAGTGCGCACCCTGGCGCAACGCTCGGCGTCCGCAGCCAAGGACATCAAGGGCCTGATCGACGACTCGCGCGCCAAGGTCGAGAGCGGCAACCATCTGGTGCGCGAGACCGCGCAAGCCATGGGCGACCTGGGTGGCGCGGTGGAAAACATGGCGGTGACCATGGCCGAGATCACGGTGGCCAGCAACGAACAAAGCGGCGGCATCGAACAGCTGAACCAGGCCGTCAACGCCATCGATGAGACCACCCAGCAGAATGCCGCGCTGGTGGAACAGGCGGCCGCTGCGGCCGAGAACCTGCGCGACCAGTCCATCAAGCTCAGCCAGGCGATGTCGGTGTTCAAGATCAGCCACACCACTACCCGCACAGCCGCGCCCGCCACGGCCGCACCAGTGTCACGCCAGAAGGACAGGACACTGGCTCTGGCGCAGTGA
- a CDS encoding attG domain containing protein has translation MLATVFLVAGCDRHIDNELAAHEAAQTTLGVTPTQFADRFNKRLAEVLKDMQVEEPEHMARLYMLDPSRLHPGKYEYVLDTEVGPAQTTLIGTLNKKGELRNVGVMMTRKVPGARDEFLICAASAARSFISGGEDKLLPLITRLTTVALDNPGQRMTEVVADQLLSVELVPQGVLFQVQPRQ, from the coding sequence ATGTTGGCCACGGTCTTCCTGGTCGCCGGCTGCGACCGCCACATCGACAACGAGCTGGCCGCCCACGAAGCGGCGCAGACCACGCTGGGCGTGACCCCCACGCAATTCGCAGACCGCTTCAACAAGCGCCTGGCCGAGGTGCTCAAGGACATGCAGGTGGAAGAGCCGGAGCACATGGCCCGTCTTTACATGCTGGACCCGTCGCGCCTGCATCCGGGCAAGTACGAATACGTGCTCGACACCGAGGTCGGCCCGGCCCAGACCACGCTCATCGGCACCCTCAACAAGAAGGGTGAACTGCGCAACGTCGGCGTGATGATGACCAGAAAGGTCCCCGGCGCGCGCGACGAATTCCTGATCTGTGCGGCCAGTGCCGCGCGCAGCTTCATCTCCGGCGGAGAAGACAAGCTGCTGCCCCTGATTACCCGCCTCACCACGGTCGCCCTGGACAACCCCGGCCAGCGCATGACCGAGGTCGTGGCCGACCAATTGCTCTCGGTAGAACTGGTACCGCAAGGCGTGCTGTTCCAGGTACAACCCCGCCAGTAA